In the genome of Nitrospiria bacterium, one region contains:
- a CDS encoding ABC transporter transmembrane domain-containing protein, with amino-acid sequence MKNLLRLFAYIKPYIRRMALAAVLMAAVAATNLGLLWIVRDVVNAFLHKPDPAALNAAVLSLVGLFIVQGFLTMGHSYLVAYIGQRVVADFRIRLFKHLQTLSVSFFAKRRTGELISRLTNDVAVIQDIGTNVPIDMAKQIVTLVGGVSILFYLNWRLCLLILSVIPVIVFIGTFFGRKLKRLSTTIQDRTADTTTVVEEAVSGIRIVKSFVAESHEENRYIHQLNQMVATALSRARILAVFIPLITIVTFGAAAGILWYGGRQVMSGAITPGDLIAFILYAGILIGPFGSFAHLVSKIKEAQGATQRVFEILDTKPEVADLPDAPEMPRIEGRVAFQQVGFQYTPEIAVLKDISFEARPGEMVALVGPSGAGKSTLIQLLHRFYDPTSGTIEIDGIDVKTVQRASLYRQIGLVPQETILFGGTIKENIRYGKLAATEDEIIEAAKSANAHDFITAFPRGYDTIVGEKGINLSGGQRQRIAIARAILKAPRLLILDEATSSLDNESEAAIQDALDRLMKGRTTFVIAHRLTTIQKADRIFVMDKGRIVEEGTHAELLERRGLYHHLYTLKLAGIEE; translated from the coding sequence ATGAAAAATCTACTGCGGCTGTTTGCCTACATAAAACCTTATATTCGCCGGATGGCGCTGGCGGCCGTGCTGATGGCGGCGGTGGCCGCCACCAACCTCGGCCTGCTCTGGATCGTTCGGGATGTGGTGAACGCCTTTCTCCACAAGCCCGACCCCGCGGCCCTCAACGCGGCGGTGTTGAGCCTCGTGGGCCTTTTCATCGTCCAGGGGTTTCTGACGATGGGCCACAGCTACCTCGTCGCCTATATCGGCCAGCGGGTCGTGGCCGATTTCCGCATCCGCCTTTTCAAGCACCTGCAGACCCTTTCCGTGAGTTTCTTCGCCAAGCGGCGGACCGGCGAGTTGATCTCGCGCCTCACCAACGATGTGGCGGTGATCCAGGACATCGGGACCAATGTTCCGATCGACATGGCCAAGCAGATCGTCACCCTGGTGGGCGGCGTCTCGATCCTGTTTTATCTGAACTGGCGGCTCTGCCTGCTGATCCTTTCCGTCATCCCGGTGATCGTTTTCATCGGGACCTTTTTCGGACGGAAGCTCAAACGCCTCTCGACGACCATTCAGGACCGCACCGCCGACACCACGACCGTCGTCGAGGAGGCCGTGTCGGGCATCCGGATCGTCAAGTCGTTCGTGGCCGAGTCGCACGAAGAGAACCGTTATATCCATCAACTCAATCAGATGGTTGCCACCGCCTTGTCCCGGGCGAGGATCCTGGCCGTCTTCATTCCGCTGATCACGATCGTGACCTTCGGCGCGGCCGCGGGCATTCTGTGGTACGGCGGAAGACAGGTGATGTCCGGGGCCATCACGCCGGGGGATCTGATCGCGTTCATTCTCTACGCCGGCATTCTCATCGGCCCGTTCGGAAGCTTCGCCCATCTGGTCTCGAAAATCAAAGAGGCCCAGGGGGCGACGCAACGCGTTTTCGAAATTTTGGATACGAAACCGGAGGTCGCGGATCTCCCGGATGCGCCGGAGATGCCGCGGATCGAAGGCCGAGTGGCCTTCCAGCAGGTCGGCTTCCAGTACACGCCCGAGATCGCGGTGCTCAAAGACATCTCGTTTGAGGCCCGGCCCGGGGAGATGGTTGCGCTGGTCGGGCCCAGCGGCGCCGGAAAGAGCACGCTGATCCAGCTCCTCCATCGCTTCTACGATCCCACATCCGGAACCATCGAGATCGACGGCATCGACGTCAAGACGGTTCAACGGGCCAGCCTGTACCGGCAGATCGGCCTGGTCCCGCAGGAGACCATCCTCTTCGGCGGGACCATTAAAGAGAATATTCGTTACGGGAAGCTCGCCGCGACGGAAGACGAGATCATCGAGGCGGCGAAATCGGCCAACGCGCACGACTTCATCACGGCCTTTCCGAGAGGATACGACACGATCGTCGGCGAGAAGGGGATCAACCTGTCGGGCGGGCAGCGTCAAAGGATCGCAATCGCGCGGGCGATCCTGAAAGCCCCGCGTCTCCTGATCCTGGACGAAGCCACCTCCTCCCTCGACAACGAATCCGAGGCGGCCATCCAGGACGCCCTCGACCGGCTGATGAAGGGCCGCACCACCTTCGTCATCGCCCACCGTCTCACCACCATCCAGAAAGCCGACCGGATCTTCGTCATGGACAAGGGACGGATCGTCGAAGAAGGAACCCACGCCGAACTTTTAGAGCGCCGAGGGCTGTACCATCATTTATATACGCTGAAGCTGGCGGGGATTGAAG